In Pan paniscus chromosome 13, NHGRI_mPanPan1-v2.0_pri, whole genome shotgun sequence, one DNA window encodes the following:
- the RND3 gene encoding rho-related GTP-binding protein RhoE isoform X1 — MKERRASQKLSSKSIMDPNQNVKCKIVVVGDSQCGKTALLHVFAKDCFPENYVPTVFENYTASFEIDTQRIELSLWDTSGKSGRTAWRLGRVSSRWGMRGGSRETARYKPSAPLPRDSHGPCWAKIVSLLGGGGRRQRGRGDSSGERRALCARRVTPRLEPLVARRSPPAESWSSRLGSAEVARYCGVLHGRCVRLGGTTWLKAGAPPISNLLVGGEAGSAAGVMGGGRKSQRRRGYVQLPLLGERN; from the exons atgaaggagagaagagcCAGCCAGAAATTATCCAGCAAATCTATCATGGATCCTAATCAGAACGTGAAATGCAAGATAGTTGTGGTGGGAGACAGTCAGTGTGGAAAAACTGCGCTGCTCCATGTCTTCGCCAAGGACTGCTTCCCCGAG AATTACGTTCCTACAGTGTTTGAGAATTACACGGCCAGTTTTGAAATCGACACACAAAGAATAGAGTTGAGCCTGTGGGACACTTCGGGTAAGAGTGGGAGGACCGCGTGGCGCTTGGGGCGGGTTTCCAGTCGCTGGGGGATGCGCGGCGGGTCTCGGGAAACCGCGCGCTACAAGCCGTCTGCGCCCCTCCCAAGGGATTCCCACGGTCCCTGTTGGGCGAAAATTGTATCCCTTCTGGGTGGGGGCGGCAGACGACAGCGTGGACGAGGAGATAGCAGTGGGGAGAGGAGAGCGCTGTGTGCCCGCAGGGTGACCCCGCGGTTGGAGCCACTAGTGGCCAGGCGCAGTCCGCCCGCGGAGTCGTGGTCAAGTCGCCTTGGGTCGGCCGAGGTGGCCCGATACTGTGGGGTGTTGCATGGGCGCTGCGTGCGCCTCGGCGGAACCACCTGGCTCAAGGCGGGCGCCCCTCCTATATCTAACCTGCTGGTTGGCGGGGAGGCGGGGAGCGCCGCGGGGGTGATGGGAGGCGGGAGAAAATCCCAGAGGCGACGCGGTTACGTGCAATTGCCGCTGTTGGGGGAAAGAAACTGA